ttaatttaacaaaCGTACACAAaagattattagagtaaaggaaactttctccaaacataataattccatgaactaaaataaaattaaattggctttagtgaaatagagagttcactttgttttgagtgtatatttacaatttcaggcaaatcggataaaaactacggtttgtagAAACCCAAAGTGTTAAATCGGgaattcggtctatatggggcctatactaaaacatggaccgataatcacaattttcggcacatctctttatgttcctcaaaaatatctctagatttctcatttcaggcaaattccataaaaactacgctttctacaagcccaagaagtaaaatcaagatatcgctctatatgggTGACATATACcagaacatggaccgatacacgccattttcggttctatatacctctagaattccaatttcaggaaaattggataaaaactacggattctataagcccaagaagtaaaatctggagatcggtctatataggggggctataccaaaacatggaccgataatcaccatttcacacctctttatggtcctgaaatatctctacacgcaaaaaaataattctttcctcccaaacgaaattttagacaaacaaagttcgtttctcatttgcttttcgctgtaatgaagtgtatttggaagaaaagtatatactttttgtgataaacgtttattcttttccaggatgtaaaaacaatttcataaagactagctcaaaaaaaacattattttcttgctaattgcattgtccctcacatctttctcacatccacgaggttttttagttcttaacaccttttcctgtaataccaacaatgtagaagaaattatacgattttataaatttttaaaattttttttacctttcgcctggacggagaatcgaaccgcggaccatgcacattgtaagccaacacactaaccactgagctatgtacctgttatggtcatcaatagataaatatccatataagttatatttatatagcatagcttgcggcgcccacgaaccgaataaacaaagtttatttaacagaaacaaacatttagtttggcaccgtggaacagtggtagctacgtccgactctcatgccaagggtcgtgggttcgatccctgcttcggccaaagttttttttttgcttttgtcttttttacaaatattccagatatattcggaagattccgaaaaaacgttcaacattacattgaactatattaaattttgaactgtaaaaagtgtcttattaaagacctaaagtcagaaaagaacagtgtttgatataaacgaaatggactgtgttgttatttcaaaaataactttttttattgaaaaaataaaaattttgtaacaaacgaatttttttggtgataaaagtttaaaattttcgaagcaattcaaaaaactctaacaaaagaaaaacgttttcggtacacgttttccaaacgtttttttttatttgcgtgtagatttctcatttcaggcaaattggataaaaactacggtttctataagcccaagaccccaaaatcaggaggtcgatttatatggggactataacaaaacctgaaccgatatagcccatcgtcGAACTTGACGGGTTTGTGCAACATTTCAGCAAGATTGCttaattattgaagactgtagcgtgattacaacagacagacagacagccagacatgtttatatcgtcttacaatttctcttctgatcaagaatatatatactttatatagtcggaaatcgatatttcgatgtgttacaaacggaattacaaaacTATTATATCCCCatcgccattctatggtggtgtgtataaaaatgttctacagtagagtctaataattttatttcattaaatctaGTCCCTTTCGTACTCACTTTCGTTTTTTACTTCTTGTGTAAAAATCAATTGAATACCCCCCATAATGCATGACGGCTATCCCATATACATTATAAtatatagatgatccactattctctttaaaacaagtaaggaaagtctaaagtcgggcggggccgactatattataccctgcaccacttggtagatctaaattttcgataccatatcacatccgtcaaatgtgttgggagctatatacaaaggtttgtcccaaatacatacatttaaatatcactcgatctggaagaatttgatagacttctacaaaatctatagactcaaaatttaagtcggctaatgcactagggtggaacacaatgttagtaaaaaaatatgggaaacgtttaaatctgaagcaattttaaggaaacttcgaaaaagtttatttatgatttgtcgctcgatatacatgtattagaagtttaggaaaattagagtcatttttacaacttttcgactaagcagtggcgattttacaaggaaaatgttggtattttgaccatttttgtcgaaatcagaaaaacatatatatggaagctatatctaaatctgaaccgatttcaaccaaatttagcacgcatagctacaatgctaattctactcccagtgcaaaatttcaactaaatcggagttaaaaattggcctctgtggtcatatgagtgtaaatcgggcgaaagctatatatgggagctatatctaaatctgaaccgatttcaaccaaattcggcacgcatagctacaatgctaattctactccctgtgcaaaatttcaaccaaattggggtaaaactctggcttctgggaccgtattagtccatatcgggagaaagatatatatgggagctatatctaaatctgaaccgatttcaataaaatttcgcacactttactaatactaatactaattgttcttcttgtgcaaaattttaagcaaattagggtaaaattgtggcttctggggccatataagtccatatcgggcgaaatatatatatgggagctatatctaaatctgaaccgatttcttccaaaatcaatagggatctattctgagccaaaacacatacttgtgccaaatttgaagtcgattggactaaaactgcgacctacactttgattacaaaaatgtgttcacggacagacggacatggctatatcgactcaggagcccaccctaagcatttttgccaaagacaccatgtgtctatctcgtctccttctgggtgttgcaaacatatgcactaacttataataccctgttccacagtgtggagcagggtataaaaaatgtgtcagttccaaaaattaattttctgacatttcgttttgattttttcgtaaagagtcagtcccaaatattaattttcgtgcattttcttttgtgttgttcgtaaagagcaatgctgctcaaaattaaatttcgtattttcgcggttttggtcacaattttttgttttgcatcaTTAAcggtctaattttgtgtaaaattggcaaactacaaaaaggaaaacgaaagagattgtaagcgtgctcttatttttctcgtttattcttaatcttcggaactgtcaaacatagtttgacgcccatggctcatctatgtattataatgtcTATGGGGTATCCTAAATGCAACAGGGTGTTTGGACCAACTCGGTAGAATTGGAACAGGGTGATTCACAATGCAATAAATTATGGTTCTCAACAAATTATACCACTGTGCTATgcgaatgaataaaaaaaatggatttcTGTGCTCTTTTCTAAATATGGATTTTTATTGTGGCCTTTTCTAAGACTAAGTGACAGACATGGCGTGTAACATTTAGCTTTATTTCCCACagtcatttcacttttttttttgcaataattgcCATACCTACATATGCCATGTTTACATAGAACTCTGGCACATGGCGTTAAACAGGACAGCATGCTATTATTTGGCCGTaaaggtttttttgtttttgttttccgtGAGACAAGTCTATACATGCAATGACACAATGACATTGTGTTCAGCCCTCTGACCGGAGAGTTAAAATGAGTCAAAAAAAAgtcacaatctaccaaaatggtgGAATATTTCAAACGGTATGTGTGGAAGGGGAGTCTATAGAGTCACGtgtcttaataaaaaaaacaagtatatacagcaataagttcggccgggccgaatcttaaacacccaccgccatgaatcaaatattagggtttcctttgaaatttcagagggtttgagatttaagattttttaaagattttacctatgaagactatatcagattctggatttataagaaccatttttgtttgagttttagaggaatcattaacatctcttgtaagtgtgcaagaaaattataaaataacgtcttgatttgaagtcttaaatctgtagattttaacccgagaaataaaatctggaaattttacattgagtttcaagcaattttcatgatcagtgcgccttctatactctcaagaagtgaaatcggtctatatggaggcattaccaaatggaccgattaaAACTTAATctcatacacgtttttgtgagccttaaataccagaatatttacaatttcaggcaaatcggataaaaactacggtttctagaaacctaaggagttaaatcaggaaatcgttcttatgggggctatactaaaatatgggggcccgaaaatacctcttccaatttccaatttcagacaaattggataaaaacttcggtttctataagcctaagaagtaaaatcgggagatcggtctatatgggggctataccaaaacatggaccgatagtcaccatttttggcacacctctttatggtcctaaaatacctgtagattttcaatttcaggcaaattggataaaaactacgatttctataagcccaagaccccaaatcgggaggtcggtttatatggggactataccaaaacatggaccgatactcaccatttttggcacacctctttatggtcataaaatacctctagaattcaaaaaccttgaccgatatagcccatcttcgaacttaacctgcctgcagacaaaagacgagtttgtgcaaaatgtcagcacgattgcttcattattgaagactgtagcgtgattacaacagacagccagacacacTGACAgacagaatttctccctgatcaagaatatatatactttatatagtcggaaatcgatatttcgatgtgttacaaacggaatgacaaacttcccaccaaaaaaatttggaagttcttccaaaggcacaactttaaaatcaattccagaagatgcactcccaatgatgttctttatttcaactgaatttgcatcacttcttcaggtgtgatccgaattcaatgttttggatgtaaattaaaaaattctgcgatatttcgtcaaataaataatttttataatttttttataatttttaatggattctaacgcttgtcggaaacgtttgacttcaaatattttcaaaaattcacaattttttcagattgggttTAGCATTTTTGAAGACAAAATTTAaacgatttgtaccattttatgaattcttactctgtttttaacctatttaaaacaaaaaagttaaaattatccattaaaagtatgaaaaaaccaaattataaaaaatcgaattaaaagaacttcctgggtagttaaaataaagaacatcattgggagtgcatcttctggaagtgcttttaaagtgtttcctttggaagaacttccaatttttttgccgggtgggttattatacccctgtcaccattctattttgaccatttttgtcgaaatcagaaaaacatatatatgggagctatatctaaatctgaaccgatttcaaccaaatttggcacgcatagctacaatgctaattctactccctgtgcaaaatttcaactaaatcggtgttaaaaattggcctctgtggtcatataagtgtaaatcggtcgaaagctatatatgggagatatatctaaatctgaaccgatttcaaccaaatttagcacgcatagctacaatgctaattctactccctgtgcaaaatttcaactaaatcggagcaaaaaattgcctctgtggtcatatgagtgtaaatcgggcgaaagctttatatgtgagatatatctaaatctgaaccgatttcaaccaaatttggcacacatagctacaatgctaattctactccctgtgcaaaatttcaataaaatcggagtcaaagattggccactgtggtcatatgagtgtaaatcgggcgaacaatatatatgggagctatatctaaatctgaatcgatttcaataaaatttggcacacttgaaactactaattcttctccctgtgcaaaatttcaaccaaattggggtaaaactctggcttctgggaccgtattagtgcatatcgggcgaaagatatatatgggagctatatctaaatctgaaccgatttcaatgaaatttggcacacttgactatagtactaattgtttttcttgtgcaaaattttaagcaaattaaggtaaaactctagcttctggggccatataagtccatatcgggcgaaatatatatatgggagctatatctaaatctgaaccgatttcttccaaaatcaatagggatctattctgagccaaaacacatacttgtgccaaatttgaagtcgattggactaaaactgcgacctggactttgattacaaaaatatgtctcgtctccttctgggtgttacaaacatatgcactaacatataataccctgttccacagtctgGCACAGGGTACAAAAActgttaaaaatgtttatagaacacTTCGTGAATTTTATGGTGCACATAATCGTCCGTCTGAGACCACCACaaagaaattaattaacaaatttcggTATACATTCACTCTTTTGGATGCCAAGCCACCGAAAAGAATGAGAAGAATGAGTGCAGAAGAAAATATAGCTGACGTTGAGGCCAGCATCGGAAAAATGTATCGATTCGATACCGAATTAtgataaatgaatttttgatgCCAAAACTTCCAGATATGGATGTAAACGAAATGTAGTTTCAACAGGATGGTAGCACGTGTCAACAATGGACTTATCGAGAAATGGACGCGTTCGTGTGTTTTGACGACACTTGATTGTGTTTTGAAGGGGATTCCTGAAGTCATTGGTTTACGTGGATAAACTAGCAACGATTGACGCTTTGGAAACCAATATTCAACGTGTCATTGCTAAAATTCGCCCTCAAATACTTGAAAAGGTGGTCGAAAATTGGATCTTCAGAATAACCTTTGTGCAAAATAGTCGTGGTAATAAATCGtggcaaaaacaaataatatttttttgccgtTTCATAATTTGgcatagttttatttaaatttcaaatcagcaAGCTCTTAGAAGAAAACCCTTTACTTAGCTTTTTAAATTACAATACATATTATCCGATTTGtttgtaaaattgaattttttaaagagaatcatTTTGTAACTATTTGCattgttttcgaaaaaaaaaaatctataaaaatttcgatttttttaggggaaGTTTcaaactggcaacactggttaggAAGTATCCAAAGAGTAAGAaaatacaagagaacgaaactgtgaagtAAAACTGTGTCAATAGGTGGCAGTCATAAGgaaagacaaaataaatttatgccatgcagtttttgtcggtgTTTAATCATAcagatatcatacagtttgcgccaGCGTCATTgaaggaaaataggatttaatgcctattttgttatttttttttataaatgtttttattcaattaaatttttagctgACAATTTGAAATGACAACTGCCGATGCTTCTACCACcagtttatcaaaacagcgctacGACCGCAATGCCGTTCATACCAATACGCTGCGGTCATAGAGCGACATCTATACGATTGACATTTATTGTCTTTGCAGAAGAGCCAATTTCTTCTGCTTGTATTTCCTACTCTCTGAATTATCAAATAGGTAATTGCATCTCTCGCACTAGGTATTTCAAAGAGCTATAAGCATTAAATTCAAAGCAATTGTTGATAATCGAGGCGCGTGCATTAGGtggcaaataaaaaattcttttggtaGGCAATCTAAAGCTACAAAACAGCTTAGTATAGATCAAATGACTATACAAGACTCACTCTGGCATGGGCTATAGGTATTTGACTATTTCCCAGGGATTTTCTTCtcttctccctctctctctttttCTCTAAAGGtacttacaattaaaattatccaaTTCGTAAAATAGTAAAAACAAATGGGGGGTGGTACAAAAACAGAGAGGGGCAATTAAAAATTCTTACGTGACGGATCTCATAGAGCCATAACCTCATCGCCTCCTCCACCAGCACCGTTATCATCCTGAGTCTGATCTAAACCATTTTTCGATAACATCGTATCCGTGTCCACACAACCTTTGAAACGCATTTTCGCATCATCACCCACATAGACGGTCTTCTGGCACAGCAGCAGCACCAGACACGAGGCCACAAACAATACCGATGGCACCACAGATGCGAATAAAAATTGACGATAGGTTACCTCCAAATTGAAACGCGCCACCACAATGTCCTTCTTGTTTGGCGAATAGAAACAGGGGAATCGTGCCCGGGCATTATGATCACTGCCATCGCGGCCAAAGTCTTTGAGGAATTCCTTACACTCATCCATCAGCGTATTGACACAGCCCTCGAGATTGATCATGAGTTTGGACTCATTCGAAATGGTCAAATCAATGTCGGGCGGAGCTATCTCCGGTATCAGAGTGGCTACCGATACATGCAAATGACTGAGGTACGTGAAGTTCGTCAGATCAGTGAGCATAGTCTTGTCCAGAGTTGAACCATTGATACAGTCCACGGCATCTATTTTATCAATGGCATCCATGCGATCTGAGAGATTGTTGATGAAGTAGCATGATGCCATGACCACATTATCCTGGGTCTCATTCCACACCTCCTCGCCGGTGTCCATGTTGATGGCATTCTGGCAGCTTGACATATAGACCTTATCACCACTAAGTATAACCACGTTCTTGTTGCGTGTTGGTATG
This is a stretch of genomic DNA from Haematobia irritans isolate KBUSLIRL chromosome 4, ASM5000362v1, whole genome shotgun sequence. It encodes these proteins:
- the Teh3 gene encoding tipE homolog 3 phospholipid transfer protein, which encodes MGKKKVPSEDLIVPPQDQRICGTICVCQMTLVLSSVALVYLTVAIYMPSTRAFKSGIDQTPVMCTTTRAVNKDNCDWGSCGEWCLSKTSGACIQIFVNLRNNGTDLSFQNCTNSANKTCYGIDQDRADKARCINDECKNLTGTFNCTAGQCLNITDAFECVFKNTDSPVKCSGRRGKINCMDITGLYSCTRGTCRKIRTPYNCDRRCLDIPTRNKNVVILSGDKVYMSSCQNAINMDTGEEVWNETQDNVVMASCYFINNLSDRMDAIDKIDAVDCINGSTLDKTMLTDLTNFTYLSHLHVSVATLIPEIAPPDIDLTISNESKLMINLEGCVNTLMDECKEFLKDFGRDGSDHNARARFPCFYSPNKKDIVVARFNLEVTYRQFLFASVVPSVLFVASCLVLLLCQKTVYVGDDAKMRFKGCVDTDTMLSKNGLDQTQDDNGAGGGGDEVMAL